From Medicago truncatula cultivar Jemalong A17 chromosome 7, MtrunA17r5.0-ANR, whole genome shotgun sequence, a single genomic window includes:
- the LOC112416624 gene encoding uncharacterized protein, whose product MPPKEKEKGKSKDPRTHIADPATLATLTPFPRPPSSSSQGSTGSSQVSAAAPGGGSGVVAPVGFILPTGYQLPPPPTFPHGQTGFMIPQHQQPPPPQHQQPPPQPQPQPQQGADDDDEEMADYPQDEQERYIIVPSGNSFMPCKPAASAIRDIIQGRFHGFWKTYGDIPDDEKDAWFGLFEMKCTWNPRYYAQIRRNFHIRASARLSDMLRHVRLRHETAGKRPYWIGEPLMRQLVDYWGSPEFKTKSDKAKKNRASEKGGCIHTGGCISTAEHARRLAKKLGREPYINELHKKTHTYRSGQYVDDRSKICQEEYDRQLSEALSRGCSVDDALTLRAWTKVAGEKKKGRLYGAGNLAGNYRKGVATTLKLTLNAGEGSSRQPELTPEMRDLITRLTQEQLAAHMQTQQDLIHEVVRKQREFLDSQLDTFRQEQGWNMNEQGVRQQSGSRESVRAPPVCDDDADDPYEVYGEGEEDDDDDLEMDD is encoded by the exons ATGCCTccgaaagaaaaagagaaaggcAAGAGCAAGGACCCCAGAACACACATTGCGGATCCAGCCACACTTGCCACATTGACTCCCTTTCCCAGACCACCCTCTTCTTCTAGCCAGGGATCGACTGGGTCATCCCAAGTTAGTGCTGCTGCACCCGGTGGAGGGTCTGGTGTTGTTGCACCTGTTGGTTTTATCCTCCCTACAGGTTACCAGTTGCCTCCTCCACCAACATTTCCTCATGGGCAGACCGGCTTTATGATccctcaacatcaacaaccccCACCACCCCAACATCAACAACCCCCGCCCCAACCCCAACCCCAACCCCAACAGGgtgctgatgatgatgatgaggagatGGCAGATTATCCGCAAGATGAACAAGAGCGTTACATCATTGTGCCTAGCGGGAACTC TTTCATGCCCTGCAAGCCAGCCGCCAGTGCCATTAGAGACATCATCCAGGGAAGGTTTCATGGATTTTGGAAGACTTATGGTGATATCCCAGATGATGAAAAGGATGCATGGTTTGGTCTTTTTGAG ATGAAGTGTACCTGGAACCCCAGGTACTATGCTCAGATAAGGAGGAACTTTCACATTAGAGCTTCTGCCCGCCTCTCCGACATGTTGCGACATGTCCGACTTCGTCACGAGACTGCTGGAAAGAGGCCCTACTGGATCGGGGAGCCACTTATGAGGCAGTTGGTGGACTATTGGGGGAGTCCAGAGTTTAAGACGAAATCAGATAAGGCAAAGAAGAACAGAGCATCAGAGAAAGGGGGATGCATCCATACGGGAGGCTGCATAAGCACAGCAGAGCATGCCCGTCGACtg GCAAAGAAGCTGGGTAGGGAGCCATACATAAATGAGCTCCACAAGAAGACCCACACATATCGATCAGGCCAGTATGTTGATGATCGCTCCAAGATATGCCAG gagGAGTATGATCGTCAGCTATCGGAGGCGCTCTCCCGTGGATGCTCTGTTGATGATGCTCTCACACTTCGTGCATGGACGAAAGTTGCTGGTGAGAAGAAGAAGGGGCGATTGTACGGTGCAGGAAACTTAGCTGGAAACTACCGCAAGGGTGTTGCTACCACTCTAAAGTTGACCCTTAATGCTGGGGAGGGCTCTTCTCGGCAACCTGAGCTCACTCCAGAAATGCGGGATCTGATCACTAGGTTGACTCAAGAACAGCTTGCTGCCCATATGCAGACCCAACAGGACCTGATCCATGAGGTGGTTAGGAAGCAACGAGAATTCCTAGACTCTCAGTTGGACACATTTAGGCAAGAGCAAGGCTGGAATATGAATGAGCAAGGTGTTCGGCAGCAGAGTGGAAGCCGAGAGAGTGTGAGGGCTCCTCCAGTGTGTGATGATGATGCGGACGACCCCTATGAAGTGTATGGTGAGGgcgaagaggatgatgatgacgacCTCGAGATGGATGATTGA